The proteins below come from a single Longimicrobium sp. genomic window:
- a CDS encoding serine hydrolase yields the protein MPRFSRSFRALALCAFLAAPVTTLAQAVAASAPVVDPSLAGVDSMLAAAYPAGGPGAAVIVARGDRVLMRKAYGMADIELGVPMRPEHVFRLGSITKQFTAVATLMLADDGKLSLDDDITRFFPDYPTHGRRITVEHLLTHTSGIRSYTSIPEWRAKVRTDVTPAELIAAFRDQPMDFAPGEDWRYNNSGYALLGALIEQVSGQGYADFLRTRLFEPLGMTNTRVETQTAIIPRRVRGYQVGQGRAITNSEYLSLTHPYSAGALVSTVDDMLRWGQSIEAEHFLKPETWRRALTAFALPAGRGSGYGYGWFLSRVAGEPSVEHGGDINGFSTHGMFIPSQRLHVYVLSNAERNFANPETFAVRIAERLMGRAAPAFVTLPAAELDGYVGVYRVTEDERRVVTRDGERMFLQRGRGGTRQEIRALGSNEFINPNTGTRFTFLREGGRVTGLLVRGRIGPEEPVSPRTNESPADALAPLAPRVAVPAAVLDRYAGEYQLAPNFVITIRREGDGLKGRATGQGDITLVAQTETRFAAQEVQATVEFERDASGAVTRLILTQGGRTLPAPKIK from the coding sequence ATGCCTCGATTCTCGCGAAGTTTCCGCGCGCTGGCGCTCTGCGCGTTCCTCGCCGCGCCGGTCACCACGCTTGCGCAGGCCGTCGCCGCCTCCGCCCCGGTGGTGGACCCCTCGCTGGCCGGGGTGGATTCCATGCTCGCGGCCGCCTATCCCGCCGGCGGGCCGGGCGCGGCGGTGATCGTGGCTCGCGGCGACCGCGTGCTGATGCGCAAGGCGTACGGAATGGCCGACATCGAGCTCGGTGTGCCCATGCGCCCGGAGCACGTCTTCCGGCTGGGATCCATCACCAAGCAGTTCACCGCCGTCGCCACGCTCATGCTGGCCGACGATGGAAAGCTCTCGCTGGACGACGACATCACCAGGTTCTTTCCGGACTACCCCACGCACGGCCGGCGCATCACCGTCGAGCACCTGCTGACCCACACGTCCGGCATCCGCAGCTACACGTCCATCCCCGAGTGGCGGGCGAAGGTGCGCACCGACGTTACGCCGGCCGAGCTCATCGCCGCGTTCCGCGACCAGCCGATGGACTTTGCCCCCGGCGAGGACTGGCGCTACAACAACTCGGGATACGCGCTGCTGGGCGCCCTCATCGAACAGGTCAGCGGGCAGGGCTACGCCGACTTCCTGCGCACCCGCCTGTTCGAGCCGCTGGGGATGACGAACACGCGCGTGGAAACGCAGACGGCCATCATCCCCCGGCGGGTGCGGGGCTACCAGGTGGGGCAGGGGCGCGCCATCACCAACTCCGAGTACCTGAGCCTCACGCATCCCTACTCGGCGGGCGCGCTGGTGTCGACGGTGGACGACATGCTGCGCTGGGGGCAGTCGATCGAGGCGGAGCATTTCCTGAAGCCCGAGACCTGGCGGCGCGCGCTCACGGCCTTCGCGCTGCCGGCCGGGCGGGGGAGCGGCTACGGCTACGGCTGGTTCCTGTCGCGGGTGGCGGGCGAGCCGTCGGTGGAGCACGGCGGCGACATCAACGGGTTCAGCACGCATGGGATGTTCATTCCGTCGCAGCGCCTGCACGTGTACGTGCTCAGCAACGCGGAGCGGAACTTCGCCAATCCCGAGACTTTCGCCGTGCGGATCGCCGAGCGCCTGATGGGCAGGGCGGCTCCGGCGTTCGTCACGCTTCCCGCGGCGGAGCTGGACGGGTACGTGGGCGTGTACCGGGTGACGGAGGATGAGCGGCGGGTGGTGACGCGCGACGGGGAGCGGATGTTCCTGCAGCGCGGCCGCGGCGGCACGCGGCAGGAGATTCGCGCCCTGGGGAGCAACGAGTTCATCAATCCCAACACCGGCACGCGGTTCACCTTCCTGCGCGAGGGTGGGCGGGTGACGGGGCTACTCGTGCGCGGGCGGATCGGTCCGGAAGAACCGGTCTCCCCCCGGACCAACGAGTCGCCCGCCGACGCCCTGGCGCCCCTCGCGCCCCGCGTGGCGGTGCCCGCGGCGGTGCTGGACCGCTACGCCGGCGAATACCAGCTCGCCCCCAACTTCGTCATCACCATCCGCCGCGAGGGCGACGGGCTGAAGGGGCGCGCCACGGGGCAGGGCGACATCACGCTGGTTGCGCAGACGGAA